The Vitis vinifera cultivar Pinot Noir 40024 chromosome 18, ASM3070453v1 region aagcGATGAAATCAAACCAGTTGAATATTCCCCAACTCCAGCTCAGCAGCAATTTCCTCAAGCTGTTTCTTCACGCTCATATCAATCAATTTGGAACCGCCACTTCCATACCTGATTGTGAAGCCAGCCACCAAGCTCGGATCGATCGCCGTCTTGATTCTCACATTCTTGGCGCCAGTCAGCTTCTGCACTTGCTTCGCTATCTGCGCCAAGTGCTCCGACTCCAGTTTCACCACCGAGCTCACCACTGCCAACTCCGTATCCGTCAGCCGGTTGTACACCAATTCGAACTCCTTCGCTATCTCTTTTATCAAATCGATTCGCTTCATGTCCACCAGGATGTTCAGGAAGTTCATGGTGTGTGGTTGGATGCCCGATGTCTTCGCTATCTCGTCCAAAACGTTGCGTTTCTTCTCGATATCAATCGTAGGGTTGCAGAAGAAACCCAGTACCTGTTCATCGGACAagactttttcaattttctcaaCGTCTTCCGCGGTGGTGTCTAGGGTTCCGTTGGACTTCGCGACGTCGGCGAGGGCGGTTGCGTAGCTTCCGGCAGCGGTGGCGGACATTCTAGCGGAGGAGGCGCCGGATCGAGATTTCCCAGCAACTTTGTTGGTCAGCCTGAAGGAGGGGAAGTTGCCAGAGAATGAGAGGTTCAGCGGCTTGTTCGATAGGCTTTTGGCCGCCGATGGTGGGGATCTGGACTGGAACGTGACCGGAGAGTGTTGCATAGCTGCCATTTTTCTGGCgagggaggagagagagaaaggagttgaagaatttgttttccttttttttttttttttgggttttgtaTGGTGGTGGCTGCAGAAAGGGGGCTTTGAGAGGAGTGAACGGTTAGGATTGGAGCGCATGAAGTAATGGAGGGTGGAGAAATGATTTGGATGATATTCGTATTCTGAGAACGATGCTTCTTATCTTCATTAGATAACGGGTTGCCACGTGGCATCATTTGGTGGAAAGGCGATTTGCCCGTTGCAACCCATCTGGaaatccacaaaaaaaaaaaaaaaaacccggaTTTAGACCTTCAGTTGTTAGCAGAAGAATGTCCCTAATTTTATAACACAATTTTtgacacagaaaaaaaaaaaaaaaaaaaaaaaaaaaaaaaaaagaggcggAATTGAAGTTTGTAACCGGCTGGATGAAAGAAAAAGATTGTATATGTTTGAAGTGCTGGACGTAGCCTCCCTCGAGTGCTTTTCAATTGAAGAGAAACGGACAGCTCAAAAAATtcgatttaattaaaattattcttacaaatagatttttgttcttgattaaaaatatatatatatttcacataTAAATGGATGAACCTTATGGTGGAATATGCCCATTATTCGTCTTGCCCTTGTTGTGCCTATGCTGTCTAGGAGTATTAGGCATCTGTTTTGTAGAAGGAAAGTTAAAGAAATACGAGTCAATTACATCTCAACCATTAAAGATAATAGTGCATTTTCAGTTCAACTCGAGTTGGCCCCTTTACTAGAAATAGTGCATTATTTCTCACTAAAGTGATGGACTTGCACACTTCCTTTGTTCTAAAGGCATCACCTAGAAAATAATTAGGATTCACAAATAGGTATTAATTCCTTGTATTGTAACAAACTAGTAGTAGTGGGgcaacaacaataaaaaatacaaagatgaAAACTAAGCAACTATAAGTTTTAAAACTCATTATAGTTATTACTAACCTAATATAACAGGCAAACCGAAAATGAGAAAGTAAAAAATCACCATTGGTGAAACAATTACCATTTTTCAGGGTATAGGATCAGAGTgaatatttcaaatcaataagACTGGCCAACATAAGAAACAACCAGAGATTAGTGTGAGAAAATATCATTATACTTATATAGACATGTACTTCTTGGAGTTAAACCAGTGTCAGATTCCATGGTATTTGTTGCATAAACAAACCTAATTTAAGGCTACATTCTTAGAAAGAATTCAGTTTATAAAGATTGAATGCATTCTTTAAGAAAGATCTTATCATTGCTTTTTAAATATAGACTTCTATAGGTAAAAACAACATTTGCAACCATTATACTTATAAAACCAGTCAAATTAAAATTGGCAATGATTAACAATTCAACATACAAGACATCCAAAAATACaacatccaaaattttaaaatgtccataaatttaacaacattgaaaaaaaaaaaacattacaaaGAAAATGTTAACGTCCCAAAATACGTCTCTAACATCATCTCAAGTAAAAAACCTAAAGTGCAAGTGAATCATCCTCTTCATCCATAATTATGAGTGGGAGTTGTGAGTCATAAATCGAAGAATCAcctagcaatatatatatataagttactTTACtagatattttaatataaaaccGTTTAGAAACTTGATAATGTTGTAAATTGGTTAccttcaatttctttccatAACCAACTTTGAGCACACATTAAGGCCTCCAAAGTATTTGGATGAAGCCTACTACGATGTTTTGATACCATCCTGCCACCGATCCTAAAGGTCGACTCTAATGCAATAGTAGATATCAAAATAGTATAGATATCTCAAACAATCATCTGCAAAGTTGGATACTTTATACCATTTGTCTTCCACCAacttaaaacatcaaaatttgaAGTCCTTAGCAAAATAGACTCCTCTAAGTAATAATCTAACTTCGACTTCATATGACTTTCTCCAATTGTACTATAAACAAATAAGTCAAACTTTGAAAAATGATCTTGTCCATCATAGTTGAACTCCGAAAGAGTTGAATTTGATAAAGTACCATAGgatgaaggtttttttttatctaactTGGACTTTGATTAGCGCTCAGAAAGCAACTCATAACACAATCCATGAATTCTTTCTATCTCATTTGAAGCTTCAGACCTATACATTATTAGGAAGTAAAACTCCAAAATCTTCATCTTGTATCTTGGGTCAAATATAGTTGTTGTTGTCATCACACTATGACACCTACTCCAATACCTGTCAAACTTTTGCAACATACTTGATGTCATCGTTCTCACAACATCATTTGAATAGATCAATCAATCAACCAACCATATAATGCTTCTTTGATCTCACATACTTTGATGAAGAAAGTATTTGCAATGGGATAATTTCACCCTAAGAACAACTATGTTATGttgtaaaacaatttcaatcttccacatATTTCTTTTGTCGTATTCTATTCTTCCTCTGATGGCACAAACATGTAGTGTTTTTCACTTTGCTTGTGGGAACACGTCTTTATATGTTATAGCTATTGATAACATCAAGTATGTAGAATTTTATCTTGTTTTAC contains the following coding sequences:
- the LOC100251062 gene encoding ATP synthase delta chain, chloroplastic; this translates as MRSNPNRSLLSKPPFCSHHHTKPKKKKKRKTNSSTPFSLSSLARKMAAMQHSPVTFQSRSPPSAAKSLSNKPLNLSFSGNFPSFRLTNKVAGKSRSGASSARMSATAAGSYATALADVAKSNGTLDTTAEDVEKIEKVLSDEQVLGFFCNPTIDIEKKRNVLDEIAKTSGIQPHTMNFLNILVDMKRIDLIKEIAKEFELVYNRLTDTELAVVSSVVKLESEHLAQIAKQVQKLTGAKNVRIKTAIDPSLVAGFTIRYGSGGSKLIDMSVKKQLEEIAAELELGNIQLV